In the Silene latifolia isolate original U9 population chromosome 1, ASM4854445v1, whole genome shotgun sequence genome, CGGCATTGAATCTCGTTCCTCTGCATCTCTTCAAGGGTCTTACTTCCCTCATTTTAAATGAATTGAAGTGGAATTATGTCATTTCAGCTGACACCCTTTCGGAATCACTGCGACAGCTTCAGACCCTCTCAATTGAAGCCTGCGAGAAGATGGAAGCAGTTGTGATCAATGTGGGTTTGGTTATCGAGTTCCCTCGACTCAAAAAATTGCGACTGAACTATTTGAAGTCTCTTAAAAACGTGTTCTCCCCGTCAAAAAGTGAAGCCACCTTACGTCTTCCATCCCTTGAATCACTTGAAATTAACCTGTGTAAAAAACTGGAACCCTTTTGGTCAGGCTTCATTGTGGCTCCCAGATTAGAAAACATCAATGTAGCGGGTTGCGATAACATGCAGCATTTTTTGGTAGGAAATCGAGAGCATACAATTGAACTGCCGTCTTTGCAGAAGATGAACATCCATTCCTGCGTCAGAATGACATCGTTTTCATCCAGGCCTTTGGCTGTTCTGAAAGTAAGAGATGTACTGATTATCAAATGCAGCAGTATGCAGTGTTTTTTACCAGGTTACCCAAATCTTGGTAGTGATATACAATTACCATTCTTGGAGTTTCTGGATATTGACCGTTGTCCTAGACTCCATTCATTCTCGCTCGGACGTCTACTGGCACCCAAATTAACACGCATAATGTTTGTTGGGAAAGAGTATTCAGCCCTCCAGTTTGACGACTTGAACGACTTCATAAAGGAAATTCGCGAGTGTCCTCAAGTGAAGTGGCGCAATAACTTATTGTAAAACTGCCCAATGTAAAGATTTTATCaattgattatattcaattgttaaCAACTAACCTGTTTATTTTCTATTAATGTGTTGATTTTCTGATCAGTTGTAACTGAGGTGCATTACATTAATACAGTTGCTGCATGTATAAATAAATCAGAAGTAAATCTTATTCAGAAAAAAATCCGAAACCAATTACTAATCCATATTGTTCAGTAATCAAAAGTATTATCTTTAATTCTTTTTGACATACAATCAAACTATACCTTGGCATTCAAAAATGATAATCCAGACCCtgagggtgtgtttggataccaAAAGTGGAGGAAAAGGGAGGGAGAATGAAAGATGAGTGTTAGGTTAATAATTTTCCTCCAAAACTTTTCTTTGTTGGAGGGAAAATAATTTAGCTTGGAGGAGGATTCATTTCCCCTCCCATCCAAACAAAAGCTCTATCATCCCTCCAAACCCCTTCCCACTCTTTCCTTCAAATCCTCTAATCCAAACACACCTGAGTTGTTCCATTCAAATGCAATTAATTTCATAAATCATACAATAAGAGGGGAAAAATAAATCTCACAAAGTCCGCCGTTATTTTCATTTAAATCTTCATTTAATCTTCATTTTTACAATCTAAACCCAATTCCCCTTTCAATTGTCGGTTGCCTGATTGTCCGAACAATTTCATTCCTCTACCCTTTGCCATTATTTTTATCTCATCAGTCATCAGACTCATCACCCATTGTTCCAAAAATCTACCAACAATAAGTTAacgttttttttataattaactttatttttgtgattttaatagaaTTACCCGTTTTTAAATTTATTTGTAGTCGGGCCCACAGGCCGGCCCACTTTCTTGATGTGGGTGGGTACAGACAGTGAAAATTGGCCCGCTTAACGAGCACATGTTGTGAAATGAGGCCCGTCAAACACTTTTTTAGCAATTAAGCTTGACCCGTATCCGGCCCAAGCCCTCTTTTGATGAGCTTTAACTCCCATACATAAATCAACCCAACACATACAAGAAATGGTCACATTACAAACTCatcatcaaaaattcaaaatagcaaagtTACAAAAAAATTGCCACCAACAATGGTACGGGCAACAACTGTCGGCTTTTGAATTTTCCGCTTAAACTGTTTGCTATCTGGAAACATAGAAATAATGTGGTTTTTAGGGATGTTTCAGTATGTTCGAATGAGATTATTCGAAAGATTGATGTCCTCTCCAAGCAACAACATAATTTCATCTAAAGTACTACAAATTTTGGTCAATCTGCCTCACACGATAATTTcagttttttctctttttttccgcAACACATATCTTATTTCTTTTGGATGGAGGTCACCTTCAACAAGAGCCCCCCTCACGTGTTCTTTTATAGTTTACCTAAATGATCATATCATTCACAAGGTGCAGAGTTGCTTTTGCTCTTCCTGGCTTCAAATCAGCATTTTAGCTCTGATTGAGGCTATGTCTCATGCCTTTGCTTTCAGACTTCAAGACGTGCTTTTTCAAACCGACTGCATTCGTCTTCTTCGTTTCGTGCGTGATTCTATCAAGACTTGTATCCCATCAACCTTTCTAGTAGTGTTAATCGTATTAAGCTCTATCTTACTTGTAACTTTAGTTGGTATTTAAATGCTTTTGTGTAAtttcacttttatatatactccctccttcccggttaattgttgtcctttgtttttggcacaaaaatcaaggaaagaggagggtATTAATTACTAAACGACATgtagaccaaattgagtgtgaatgatcaaattgcgcATCAAGTGCATTCTTAAAATCGAAAGAACTAATTGACTGAAACCACCCTTGAATAGAACTAAAAATAACctggacagagggagtataatatagTACACACTTGTCTAAAAAAACAATGGTATGGGCTACTTATTACAAAACGGTAACAGTTGACTCGTAATTAAGATAAAAACGACACTAAAACAACCTATTTGACTCGACATTTGTTATTTTGTTGTACTATCACCAGTATAGATCCCGTGCGAATGCGGAGTATTTTAGATAAAGATATTAGAAAATTAACAACTATACCAGTGATATAACTCCATTTgaaatataatcataaaatttACTATTAGTAATGTTTTGTATTAAGAGGTAGAAAATAGAAGGTTCAACACTATTAGTCCCGATAAGAATATAAGATTGCTTTTTTTACTGAAACTATTTTGTtaactttattttaaaaaatattgtTGTTATATCATTATATCCACTAAATGCGTAATATAAACGTGAAATAATGACAATGTAATACAATCAGATAAGATATATGTTGTTAAAAATATACTTATGTACTTCGTATATGttatataaaaaaattaaaaactttaACCAAAACTTAAAATATTAACATAATGTGAAGCAGAGATACATATTAAGTTAAAGTGAAAgaaaaatatataatatataatttcTAAGTTTGTAGGTTTTAGAAGTAAAAATATCTATGAATACTATTAACTTGTAGTACATAAGTTTGTATCAAAAGACTGAATAATAGAATTATTTAGAAAGTGTTTGCTAAAAGAGAttttctaaaatgtgcccttaataataatctaattaggGAAATATTGTTGAGAATATATCATCATAAATTAGAGTTGAAATTCATATTTACTATAATTAGTGATCTAATTTTGAAAATCTTTCCCTACTTAGCTTATTatcatgtgccctaagggcacattttagaaaaaaaaacccTGTTAAAGGGAAAAAGTGTGTATGACAATCATGTTTAGTTTTACAATAATAATACTTTCTTCGattctatatattcttccccttttctctttacacaaaaaataagaaagtgaatttggacTACACAAAACGCACCACCCCACATGCCATTTAATTTGGACCATACAAATCAATCTAAAAATGTAAATTGGGAAGAATAGCCGAATAAGAAAATACGTAAgaatatatagaataggagggataTGGGAGAAAAACCGAATAAGAAAATATGGAAGaatatgtagaataggagggagtagtaaaATATTTTATCACATCATACGTTTAATTAATGCAGTTTAATTTATGTAACAAAATCAGAATATCTATGCATGCAAATTGAAAAAATATTATACTCTTTTTAAATGGAATAGAGTTATTTATTCTTTGAAAATTGGGATAGTAGGGCCACTTGTAGATATGATATAATGAGAATTACTAATTATAGAATTATTTATTTAGGCGGAAAAATTATAGTaagctcttattcttttagtaccAGTTTAGAACCCGTGAAAAGTTGCACGAGCGTGTATAGATTGTATTTATAAAATTTTTCGTAAATTCTTAGATTTgcctcccactaatttagtgggagacataatagggaaaaaagaaaTCCAGTGGGTCCTTCACCCCATCATGtaagaggtctctcaataacgttattgagagaccgtctctccggagtttttgtgTTACTATTACAACACTTCTATAACAGTATAATCTACATATTtaaattgtaatattaatttttttttttttaaataacattagtattaagagagtattaattgTAAAAACATAGTTACACTCTTGTTGTATGTCATGCTTACACCCGTCGTATCTCATATCTTTGATTAGAGCATGCATATGCCGACATGTTTACACCTATgttaaagcatgttaataattTCAAATATCGACAAATTTTACCATATAGgataagttttgaaatgtttgcacaaaaattaaaattgaaatgaggacaaaataaaaagtagaatTACGAATTAAGGCAAAACAATATTAGTTAACGTATACACTTGAAAACTTGGGAAAGAACGCTTATGAGTTACACATTATGATATTTCTATAAATTATTTTCTATTTGATATACTAATCAGTATATGTAAATGACCATACTAAAACCTCTTTGagcttttgaaattattttacgACCCATTAATCACGAAACATATTTCGTCTCTATGTCCCATAACATTATTCGTGGCTCATATCTTTTGATGCACAAATTCAAAAATCATAAACTAAGttgaatttattttttagtttcaAGGTATTCAATATTTGACTGATAGAAATTGGTACAAAATCAATTTGAAAATTAATTTGAGGTTCATTTTTGTTAACATGGTGGACTCATTTCATAGTCAATTTTAGTCGTGTACTCGCGTATGAGTTAGTAGATACTTCCTCTCATCCACTCCAAATGTAACATGGACCCACTTTCCACAAAAAGTGGGCCCATGTTACCTTTGGAGTGGATGAGAGCGAGTATAAATTTGATGATCATTGTGGGCCATTTGATAAGTGGGCTAATAGATTTTGGTAAAATTGTGTTTAGTATTTATGCGGGAAATTAAAAAAAGATATTTATGGTTTGTGTTTTATTATTtacaagaaataagaaattgaTCAGTTTGATCAATGTAAGTAGAATGTAGACTGGTAAAAATGACCAATTTATTAGAAATAGTGAACATTTTGTGTAAAAATGATTGTTTTTTTAAATAGTCACCGTTAATAACAAAATAGTGGTAACTTTTAATATCAAAACCTAaatttttactataaaattgtcaCTTTTATGTGGTCCACCATATTAGGGTATCATATCATAGTATAATTTGTGATTGAGAATTAGGCCCTTGACACTCTAGAGTGTAGACTAAGACCCCTTATTCATGTTCGCTAATGTTAAATATACATCCTATCAAAACTCTCTAATGCATACCCTTTAATCATTTATTAATGTTTAAACAATGTCAACTTACTCATAATCAGATTTCATTCGTATAAATTAcattaactaataaaaaaaattgaggGAGATCAGAGATAGTCTCTAAATAAGTTGCATTAATATTGTCTCATTTATTCGTTTTCATGactattgtataattatattgttAATCATGACTTGAAACGGCTCTTTAACTTTGTATATAATCTTATAATAATAAGTGTACTCGTTTTATTTGTAACCATGATTTCACCTGTTTTATTGCCCGTGCTACTGTTTtgtattataattataaaataagctCATAATAAATTTATTGTGAGACCTTCTCTAAAGACATTTATACAATGCTTCTGAAATCCAATTTGTTAGTTGTTAGATTATTCAATTTACTCGTGCAAGAAAAGGGGAGATGCTATAATAACATGATAATCGAAGATCGACAACAAAACATTAAGTTCATAGTaaacaaaaattaatcaagaAAATACTATGGcaattgttattgttttattaattagtATAGATAGTTAGATTGAAAGTTTTGAACACTTCAACATGACTGGGCACTTTAACCAGTATCTATTCACACCAGTTTAAAAACGTAAAAGGAATGATTTTGAGACTAACGATTATCTAAATTGCATGGTTAAACAATATTGTCTAATCAAGTAAAAACATGAtgcttgaaaattttcaattcaTGTCAAACAATTGTATATACTATAtaagatatgaaaattatttaaaaaaaaccacaaaattcTAAAACTAATTATGATATTATGGAGACCTTAGAATATAGAGAAGttagtaaaaacaacaataaaacatggTGGTATAAATCTTATGCTAACAACATAAAAGAAATTTTATATATTGAGCTATTTAGTCAGTGGGCCTAAATTTAATTTATTGTGTAAATTCCGTCTCTCTCTCTAATCCTTCTCTCTTAAAAAACCCCTAAAAATCGTCCTATTGTTCCGTCGCCTCCACCTACCCTACATCACCATCCCTTCTTCCCCTACCTGATCGCCGGAGATGGGTCCACCCCATGTCATATTTCCGGCGATTCAGCGCTTCTTGTCCCTTGGTTTTTGTCCCTCTTGTTAGATCCCACTCTCTCGTCGGTTGTTTGAGCGGATCAGCCCGTGGCCCCTGCTTTGGATTCCATCGAAAATCCGGTGGCTCTCTCCGAGCAGGCTCGCATCAGCTCCTGTAAGGTTCTTTTGGCCTGCGTTCATGTTTGGTTTGTGTTTGTCGGCGGACGACCTGTCCCTCCGGTCCCTTGTCCTGTCACCGTTTTCGTTGCATATTGCCCAGGGATGATCCCTCCATTTCCCCCCACCCCACCGTTTCCGGTTTTTTCGTTTTGTTGTTTGTCGGTCCGTTTAACTCAGGGGTGATCCCTCCCCCATTCCCCCCCATCCCTGGTTCGggtcttttgttttttttttgttgtcgaTCCGGATGGTTTTTGATGGTTTTGTTTTGCTAGCTGCGTCCTGTGGTTTCCTATGCCACCTGGGTTTGTCAAGATCGCTTTTGTTTTGGTCTTGTTGCATGTATGACGGTGGTCTTGGGAGGTTTAGTTAGGTGATTGGGTTCTGTGGTTTCCTGTGCCACCTGGGTTTGTCAAGATCGTTTTTGTTTTGGTCTTGTTGCATGTATGACGGTGGTCCAGGGAGGTTTCGTTAGGTGATTGGGTGTCTTTGGTTTGGGCTGGCTCCGTTTTTTGTGAAGTCATGGCTGTCTCCGCCTCCGTTTTCGTTTGGAGTGAGATCTTGGGTGTGAGGGTTGCACTGTCGCGCCTGGTATGGGAAGTTTGGGATCTGGTGGTGTTTGTGGTTGTGTCGGATGCGGTGGTCTCCACTTTTTTGTAATGCTTAATCAATGTATGTGCCTTTCGTTTGTTCAAATAATAACCTTCTTTTGGCTGAGGGTGTCCTGTCCCTTAGCCATTGGGGGGATAGTTTGTCAGCTTATTAGGGAGTCAATAACAAAAAATGTAATTTTGCATTCGGCTGGTGTTGTGTCCATCTCTTTCCGGCCTTTTAAGATGGTTTTGGTTAGGGGTCTGTGCAGGTTGCTTACTTTATCGCTGGCTACATACTTTCTCGCTTTTCTAGGCTACGAGTTTCTTGTCTATAGGGATTGTCCTCTAAAGCGCAGGAGTTTTTGCTCCTTTGGAGGCAGATCTTGGTCTGCTTTCCACCTTTTCCTTCTACGTCCTAgtggcgtaagtgcactttgtGCTTTCTTGATGGTTCAAGCTTCTCGTTGGTCTTCAGATGCCGTTTTTCATAGCCAAGGGGATGAATCTCCAAGACACATTTttgtgtcttgttgcaggtatttctccaAAGCTTTGTCTGTAAAGATGAGTAAAGGTATGATCGACCATTTGGCCAGCTCTAACCGTCCCTTCATGAATGATGGGGACGTTGAAGATGATCTTTGTGTGCAGTCAGTCCGTACGCCATCAACACTCTTATGTTAGCGGATGTAGCTACTTTGTTGTTTTAGCTTATGGTATTACTAAAATAAGtgcatttgaccaaatgagtcaaATGCCATCTGTATTAACCCTTTTTTtcgctgtcaaaaaaaaaagttAGTGGGCCTATTTTTAAGGAATCCTAAAATCTATGTTAAATGTGGAGGTGAGGTTTTGGAGGGAAAAAAGTATGTTATGgttgttgttttattattttatatagatatatagatatagataagagggattagacctgtcaaaactcaacccgacccgaaaacccgacacgcCCGACCCGTTTTTTTAGGGTTACAGACCCGTTTTTTTTACCCgtgacccgtttgacccgaacccgaaatgacccgttattttagggtcgagacccgacccaAACGGGccgacccgttgggtcaaaggtaaatcaagaattttattaaaatattaatatttatatattatatttgaaaaaatagttaaaaaaaaatcttttttttattacttaaaattacaaaaacatataaaaagttaattttatataacttttataatatttaataataaaataattattaaaaaaactttattttaataattatgtcaatataattaatgtaaacgttgaatatgattaaaatcattacatatattaaagAAGACACTTAAATAGCTGATGTGGCACAAGGAAATTTCAGAAAACTCAATTTAGAGCTCTCCCATTAAAAGGGCAATATTGTCCATAAAGTTATATAATTTGAGTATTCGGTACAAAATAAAGGGCAAAATAGTCCATTACTTTACCACTATCCCCTAGACCATGCGTTACAACTCTGAACCAATATTTCATATTCCAAAAAGAAAGAAGCCTGCCTGACAAAGTCTCTCACACTTCTCAGTAATATCTCAACCTTTCACCATTATTATCTGAAGAAATCAAATTCACCATCATTCTAACATCCATCACTACTCTTATGGCGATATAGAAATATGGCGATATGGAAATATTCCGttgtatattgtatatattgtgtgtattatctacctagtataaaagctaggtttttTCTTGGCTTTTCATTGGTTGATGGAATTGAACACTTTTTTTAGGTAGGGACCACCATAACCATTGTAACTATTTAATTACTCTCCCTCCTATgctttattttgttttgcatttttttttctctttctctttttcaaaAGTGCACAACTGAGTTCATCGTACTTTGaggaaaaaaattcgaaaaatcgaaaaaaatatAAGTCACTTAATTAAATACAAATATATTAAAGAACACAAATTagtaagaaaaaaaataaaaaaatataattcaGACTTGATCTTATTAAGATAAACTCATTAATTAACTGAATTAATAAATAaagggaaaatgcacgcggtgcccttgaagTTTCGAATTTTGCCTGAAATACCAAATTTTTTGTTCCGGAAAGctttaagaggctataactcgtgtctacgagttcagaatgtgataattttttttttcaaatcgattatcttttcgagaactacgatttgaaaaaaaaaattgtcgtatttggatcccgtggctaggagtttttgtacgtcaaagttttttttaccgaacaaactttgagtgaccatatctcttggtcacgaattccaaactcgacaattttttttttcaagccatagttctcgaaaagataatcaatttgaaaaaaaaatcgtcactttctgagctcgaaaacacgagttatagcctcttaaagttttccggataaaaaaattgggtatttcaggcaaaacatcaaagttcaagggcaccgcgtgcattttcggATAAATAAAACTCAGAAACAACCTAATTTTTCTTTATAATCAAATTAGTAAGACATAATAAGAAAATATTAAATACCATATTTATTCAAACCTTAGTGAAATAATGTGAATGCAATGAGATAGAAATGAGGAAATaaagttttaaaaaaatatatttattCGTTAAAATGActgaaactgaaaaaaaaaattaaaaacttgAAAATAAAGTAAGTTTCCAGAAATTTTTGAGATTTCAAATTAATGGTTAGAAAGAAAAAATTAATTGTTAcgttaaataataaaaaaatcaaaattgttttgataaaaaaataaaaaaattattgaaCCTGAAAAATATGGCCAAAAAAATTCACCTACGTTTTTTTTACAATTGAAATCGAAGAATACAAGAAAAATTTATGAAGGATTAGAGGGAGAGGGGGAGAGAGAGAGTAGAATTGCGAGATTAAGAGTTCAACTGGCGCACCAATAATCTTGAAGAGAAGAGGCTATAATGTTGAGGTGAGACGGAAGTGTAATGAGAAGCGGGTGAAATATAAGGCGGCAGGATTTTGGCAGTGGTAGGGTTATATATTTTACACTTTAAGGCAGCAAAATTTACGAAGAATGCGGGTACATGGAGATTGGAGGGTTATGAGTTACATGACTTATGAATATGGGAGGTTATGGGTCAAATAATTGAGTTtatagtaattttatattacttagAATAGATTAAAAGTAATGTTGACTAAGCCATGTATTAATTAACATTACTTTTAATCTATTCtaaataatataaaattactaTTTGAACCATCTTCATGCAATTTGTATTTTATGTATTGTGTTAGGTTTGTTTCCGGTTAGACTCCCTTAAAATAAAAGTATCCCGCTTTAACATTAAAACGGGTAAGTACCCATCTCATTTTAGCATATAAGACAAATCTAAATCTTTTACTTTGACCGATTCTTATTACTTGACCCAGTAACCTTAAAACGGCGATACACGGGCTATAGATCGAACAATTTGGATTCCACGTGTATTATTATATGGATATTTCTGATATTGTTTTTTTATATTGATTTACATCAAGTCGCCTGTAAATGAGCTTAATCAATTCATTATGGTTGCATTTGGATTATGCAAGTCGGGTTAATTTAGATTACGTTAAACAGATTAACCATGTCAGGATAAAATACGGGTAAAAGTGAATAGGTGTCGAATAATAGTTAGAATACGGGTTAAAAATAGTATGCGACACATTTCGTTTACCAATTTTTACATTCTCTTAAATTAAAAATATGACTTATAATCAAAAAATTTAAATGTCATAATATAATACATAATCGTGGATTTTCTGACAATAAAATATATATTCAATAAGTTTTATCAATGTAGACCGTGCAATTTCTGCACGGGCATAAAACTAGTTTCTTTCTTATTTCTAGCTTAGTTTTGTCTTGGAGAATAAGGAACCATGTACTATATAAACATGGGTGTATATTGTATATCGATATATTGAATAAGAACATCAATCTTTCCCTAAATTTTACATGGTACCAGAGACCTAGGTTAAGAAAACAATATGACGAAAAACGGCGATACGTCTGGAGGCAATGGCAAGAAGCAAACTCCGGTGACAATCCCACAGTCATCACCATTGTTCCTCCACCAATCCGACAATCCAGGTATCATGATTACTCAAACTATATTCAATGGCGATAATTGTGATAATTGGGCAGATGCTGTTCGGATGGGGCTTGACTCGAAAAACAAGTTAGTTATAATTGATGGCAAGATAGCAGAACCGGCAATGGACCAAGGAGAGGAAGAAACGGTGGAGCATGTTGCGTGGTGTCAATGCATAGCCATGGTGAAGACATGGTTGAGAAACGTGATTGACCCAAAACTACATGCTAGCATAGCTTTCTCGGGTACTGTTGCAGAGATTTGGAATGAGTTGAAGGAAAGGTATGCGACCGGAAATGCACCGAGAGTCCATAAACTTAAATCAGAGTTGAATGAATTAAAATAAGGGAAGCTAACCATAGTTGAATACTACACCAAGCTAAAGGCAGTTTGGGACGAGTTGGCTAGCTACAGTCGAGTTCCCACATGCAC is a window encoding:
- the LOC141589919 gene encoding uncharacterized protein LOC141589919 translates to MTKNGDTSGGNGKKQTPVTIPQSSPLFLHQSDNPGIMITQTIFNGDNCDNWADAVRMGLDSKNKLVIIDGKIAEPAMDQGEEETVEHVAWCQCIAMVKTWLRNVIDPKLHASIAFSGKLTIVEYYTKLKAVWDELASYSRVPTCTCGAGKEILKEKEEEKVHQFLMGLDDDVYGGLGTNLLMEEPIPTLSRVYGIML